The nucleotide window GATTGAAGGGTCCATTACTGGAGTCAGCAGTACTGTGAGGGTATATTCATTGTATTGGTAATATGACGTGCCATGTCACAATATCAAAATGTTGTTGACAATTTGGTGTGCATGGGTTATCTGGGAGCTACTTACTGGTCTGACCTGTACCAATGTGTAATTCCAACTTTCTCTTCTTCTCTTATTTAAAGTAGTGGCAATAAAGCAAAACAAACAGTGACTGAAACTTTCAGCAGAATAAAGCAAAACATTGGTACATCTAGATACCGGGGGACACaactagatacatccatttctgcgacgagtaattcggaacggagggagtagttgctTAGAAGACGAATTCAACTATTCTCGCAGAGTAAATAAGAGAAGAAGAGAAAGTTGGAATTACACATTGGTACAGGTCAGACCagtaagtactccctccgtttctttttagtctgcatataaggtttggtcaaagtcaagctttgtaaagtttgactaattttatattaaaaaatataaacattgacaatatgaaatcaatattatcagatgcatcacaaaatgtattttcatactatatagttttaatattgtagatgttcatttttttatataaatttggtcaaactttgtgtagtttgactttgaccaaatcttatatgcggagtaaaaagaaacggagggagtagctcccAGATAACCCATGCACACCAAATCCAATCTACTGGGGGACACAACCTGAATTACTCGTCCCAGAAATGGAGCTACATTTCAGACACCGGGGGGCACAGCCTGAAAATAAAGCAAAACAAACAGTACTGAAACTTTCAGCAGAATAACGAAACTCAAGTGCTCAACTCACTGCAAGAACCGCCACATCTGCATCGACACCAAATGCTTCATCTAAGAGAAAATGCAGCTAGCAACTTTAAAGTAGTGGCAATTGTCAACACATTACAGGCTGATGTCACTGCATCATTGTTCAAACAGTTTCAGAATTTTAGAACCGTGATGCCAACGCAAATAGGTTTCCTACTGTCAGGAGAACAAACCAAGTTTAGCTTAGCTAGCAGAAACACAACAACTGCTGGGTTTTCCTGAACCCATATCTCAACGGAAGGAACCGGGCTCTAATGTCATCGTGTCTGAGGCGGCGACACTTCTGAAGACGTGGACAGGAAAGCGACTTGTAGGGGTATCTCTCTACTCTGCATCGACATCCGCATACCGCAGCCGCGCGTGAACTGAATTAGCAGAAAAATAGTTAAGCAGTTAGGCATCATGTGTCACAAGTGCTGCAACAAGTTTAAATACGAAGATAAGAAAGAAGATGTACAGAACCTCAAAACAATGTACTCGATACAGTTACAGTAGGCTGAAAAACAGAGATCATTATCTTCTCTGTGAATCAGAACTAGGCAGACCGAACTGATTTGGGTTTTGAAGTTCAGAAGTTTTCCACTAGTGGCATATATATGGTACATTGATATTAATTAAATTGAAGAACTGAATCATCTGAATGGAAGCACAGTGGCATCAAAACCAATAGTTTCCATATCAAGGTTCAGTGGGGATTTTAGACCTATGAAATGATTTTCACCCCAACAAACTAGCTTCAGAGACAACCTTCCAGCATAATGTCGTGCCGGTCGAACACCTACGGATTTGATTCAGGAACTTCTACTGATGTCTATAAACCTATAGCAGTTTAGATTCCTAACTGAAACAGATTAGCAGCAAAAGTTTCAGCAAACTGTTTTTCAGACTACTGTTTTCCAAGCACGGGCAGATTAGCACTCAACTGAAACCAAAACGAAAACATCCGGACAAGTTCAAACTACTGCAAATCTGAGCTAGGCAGACCGAACTGATTTGGCTTTTGAAGTTCAGAAGTTTTCCACTAGTGGCATACATATGGTATATTGGTATTGATTAAATTGAAGAACTGAATCCTCTGAATGGCATCAAAACCAATAGTTTCCAACTAGCTTCAGTCAAACAGTGTGGATTTTAGAGTTATGAAATGATTTTCACCCTAACAAACAACTAGCTTCAGACAACTGATTTGATTCAGCAATTTTTACTGATGCCTATAATCCTACAGCAGTTCAGATTCCTAACTGAAACAGAGTAGCAGCAAAAGTTTCAGCAAACAGACTGCTTTTCAGACTACTAGTTTCGATTCGAACACTGTTTCCCAAGCACGGGCAGATCAGCACTCAACTGAAATGAAACCCAAAACATCCGGACAAGTTCAAGACTAGTGCAAATAAGAGTTTCTTGCCAAAGGAGAAGAGTTAGGAAGTAGAGGGGCTCTTACGAGGCGTCCCggcgatgacgacgacgacgtGGAGGGGCTGGCGGTTGTTGGGCAGGTCGACGAGGAGTGGGAAAAGCCGGCCATCACGTGTGGGGAGGCACAAGACGAGGTCGCCGACGCCCAAGACTTGGACGGCGTTGAGCAGCCTGGCCAGCTCCTTCCTCAGGCGGAACACGGATCTCCCCCTGAACGTGTGCCAGCCGCTGGTGATGAGGTCCCCGTGGTTGTCCGTCCACACGTACACGATCTGCCGCGACGGCAGCACGGCCCGGGGGAGGGTAAGCTGCAGTTGAGCCCCAACATCGTCAGCAGATCAAAATCATCAGATACGAATTTGAGATGCCAAGAATTTGAAAGCGCAAATTTGGCAAGAACCGAGCCAAGAATTGCTCCCAGGCGAACGAAATTAACACGATTTGCGATCTCCGCGGTCATATTCCGATGCATGTTAAGGACGTCCAATCCAAGAACCCAGCTCGCGCGAATTCGATGGGGAAGAATCAAGAAGCGGGCATGGCGGACTCACCCCGGTCGAACGTGGGAGGGGAGGCATGGTCTCCCGGGCGGGGATGGGCTCCACGACCCAGTGCATCATCGTGCTGGCGCCGTCGATGTGGCCGATGCTGGCGCCGTTGTTCCAGGGGAGGTACTTGCCGTTGGCGCGGAGGCAGCCGAGGTTGAAGTGCTGGAGCCGGACGTCGTCCCCGGACCCCGTCCGGCTGGCCGTCCAGCAGACCGCGTCCGCCTCGCGATGGTCGTAGCTGCGCAGCTCGACGCGGAACCCGCGGAGGCCCACCGGCGCCGGCCCGTCCGTGGCGGCGAGGTACAGGCCGTAGGCGGCGCTGTGGAGGAGCAGGTACGGCACCTGCGCGCGGGGGGGATGGTGCACGTGCACCGCCCACGCCGCGTTCATCGACGCCCGGCGGTGGTGGAGGGAGGCGCCCTGCCCGTCATCGTCGGCGTGCAGGTACGTGCCCAGCGCGCGGCTCCGCAGCCGCACGTGCTGGCCGTGCTGGAACAGCTCCATGGGTCGCTTGAGCTGGACAGCCGCGGAGGAGAGGAGGTGGGATCTGCGCGGCGGAGACGGGGAGCGGGTTCTTGGTTTCTTGGCGCTCCGGCGACGGGGGGGAGAGGGGGAGCGAAGGCTGTTGGTTGCGACGGTTATGTTTGGGCGCCAAGGCGGAGTATTTCAAGGAGTGTGTGCCTGACGCCGTCCCCGTGCTCAGCTTTCGGCACTAGGTGGGCTTGTGGGCCGTGGCCTCGGAAACGTAATATTTATCTGTTTCTCAGCTAAGCTAAATAAAGCCCGTTTCTAATAAACAAAACATGATCCTAAAAAACATCCAATAAACAACAGAGTGACTAGAAAACTAGAGAGCTATGAGAGTAAACCAATTTTAAGCTTTGCTTTTGGAACAACTCATGCCTTATTTCAAATTTTCATGATTAAAAAAAGCAAAATGCTTCGCTACGGCTTTTCTTAGCTTCTAGCCGAGCCGTTGCTAAATGACATAGCCCGCTATTTGAAACTTTGATCATAAGAGGAGGCCAAAAGGACATCCTACTAGTGCGAGAATGTTTCCAAGTCTTCAACTACTCAAGGTGTATATGACTGTCTAAAGATAAAGTTCGTGACATTTCTTCCCGTCTACTCGAAGTGTATTATAAATGCGAACAATGAAGTAGTAACACCGGAGCACCAAAATAATGCTCATACAAAATCAATTTCGCTTGATCCATCGTGAAAGATATTCTCATATTTCATTTAATTAGTGTTGTAGATATTGCTATTTTTTCTATAAACTGGTCAAAGATAAAAAAAGGTTTAACTTTATAAAAAGGAACTCAAGGAATAATAGAAATGTAGGAGAAGAGGCATATGTTTTAAAATAGTTATTTTTAAAGTGCATGAAATTCTCGCTCATAGAAATAAATGTAGGGAAAATAAATTACTCTCTGCAGTCCAAACTAATTGATGTTCGTTTAGTACAATTTTGTACTAAATCAACGTTAATTAATATGGATCCGAGGGAGTACTTTCGCCCAATTTATTTCGAGTTAGAGTGTATGATAGAACAAATGGAGGTTAAATAGAAGAGAAAGTGTTACCATACCGATAATCCACTTCAGAGCCCAGACTCAGTTGCACCCGCGCTGACGAAAcaaatcaaaacaaatactagAAAATTTAAACAAATCCAATTCTTTTTGTGTGGTAGATAAATTGATGCGTGAGGTCCGCTCCAATTTTCAACTCATTTGGACATCTGAGCAGCTCTCGgcaaaaaaagaca belongs to Triticum urartu cultivar G1812 chromosome 7, Tu2.1, whole genome shotgun sequence and includes:
- the LOC125525245 gene encoding uncharacterized protein LOC125525245, which codes for MELFQHGQHVRLRSRALGTYLHADDDGQGASLHHRRASMNAAWAVHVHHPPRAQVPYLLLHSAAYGLYLAATDGPAPVGLRGFRVELRSYDHREADAVCWTASRTGSGDDVRLQHFNLGCLRANGKYLPWNNGASIGHIDGASTMMHWVVEPIPARETMPPLPRSTGLTLPRAVLPSRQIVYVWTDNHGDLITSGWHTFRGRSVFRLRKELARLLNAVQVLGVGDLVLCLPTRDGRLFPLLVDLPNNRQPLHVVVVIAGTPLHARLRYADVDAE